The Colletotrichum destructivum chromosome 8, complete sequence genome includes the window CACCTGGGGCGGAGGATGGACGGTGGGAAAAGGGCTCAGTCTCGGGGGAGACTGGGGCAGACGGGGCAGATTTGAATGTCGTTGAAGAACTTGCTGAAACGCCAGGTGAGAGGGATGGGTGTAGACGGGCATGGACTGGTGGTGCCCCTGAAGACGCTCGAGCTGTAAGATGAAGCGTGTTAGTGGGTGGGAAGGTACGGTAGTCAAATTGAGGTGGATGCTACGCGGGGCGGAGGCGTCATGTTAGGGTGGGATGGGCGTACCTTCTGGGCGTGTTCCAGATCCAACATCTTCTGAAGGCTGTCAGACCGTGGTCTTCCCCTTCGCGGCGTGTTAGAGTCATgctgagcggcggcggtggccgtcATTGTCGGGTATTGAGGTCTCGGAGAGGGATTGTTGATGTCGTGGGTGGAGTAGTGGCGTCCAGAATGGGGGGGGAACGGCGAATTAGCGGTCCTAAAGTGTggaaagaggagggggcgATGCTAAGAAAGCCGTCCTTGTATTGTCATAATCCTGATGCTGGGAGTTTCGTAAGGCGTTTGCTAAGAGAAGGTGGCTCAATAGTGGCGGCATAAACAGTTTGTGAAGAGAGCAATGATGGCGGCCAGCAGAACGTGGCAGGCAATGGTGAATCAGGGGCGTTGCCAGTTTCTTCGTAGTGGATGAATGAATGGCGACAGGTGCGACGGGAAAAGACGGTGAATGAAAATGGCCACACAGAGACGACGAGTCGAATTAATTACCTGTTGACGGAGCAAGAGCCAACGTAAGGCAGATTGGCAACGTGGCTGTGGAATGGGGAGAAAAACAAtaggaggaagaagacaaaaaagaaaaggaagcaAAAAAAGAGTACAATGGTCAATGAGGACGGCTGCGGCAGTCTTGGtgaaggaaagaagagggggaagcGATTTCGAGGAGAGGAAAGAGCAAGCAGGGAAACAGGTAGTAAGTAAGGCAGGTTGGGAATTGGGACTGGGGTCCGGCGAGACTAAGAAGAACTCTCGAACGAGGGAAGGAACCATAGATGGGGATGTAGCTTCTTACTTGGAAAATGGATCTACCTACTGGCCCTACTGTCTTTGCGCCTGCAGTTGTAGGTAGCTGTGTACAACATTGACCACATGCAGAGGACAGAGCTTATTACAAGGCAAGGCgagaggaggaaagagagagagaaagagacaagGAGAAACAGAGACACACATGCCCACGACAACAAATCTCGTCACGTCTCGTTTTTCTGCACGTCCGCCAGGTcaggaaaggaagggcaaggccatggccacggccgttCAGCGGTACACGGACTGATGCAACCAACATGCTACCGTGAGATGGCCTCTCCTCACAGACATTCGACATAGGCAGCGCAGAGAGCCGTCGAGCCAGGTCTACCGTCTGGGATAGCGATCAGCTCCTCAAGAGTCCCAGATCAGGTCTGGGGCGAGAACCGGATTCAAGAACAGGtgcagcaggagcaggtccAGGCCCGGGCCCAGGTAGAGAATAGCACGCGACACTGCAGCCCAGGTCGGTACGGCGGTGGGGGAGACAGCATGTCCTCGCATGTTGGCGGACGTCTTCTGTCCCTTGCCAGCGCGGATTGTTGCATGGAGCCGATGCGCTGGAGGAGAACAAATGTACCTTGCCATGTGCTCTATCATCATGGGCATATTGCCTGATTCAAAGGAGCAGCGTCGGCGAGTTGCATATCGGCCGTGAGGGAGCGAGGGACCCAACGGAAGTATCAGACGGCCTTTCCGAATGACTGAGATGCTGCTTCACATACGACGCCAAATCCTTGAGCAGGCGAGACTGGATTTCAGCATATTCCCTCACCCACACATACAACAATCCGGAAGCACCAACAATGCTTCTGAATCCTAGAGAGTTGCAGCCATGCCTCGACACGGAATACGAGCTTTGATGATGTGCGTACTGCCtagtacctaggtacttaAGGCACCCACAGGACCAAGGTACCGTTTTGTAGGAAGAGGATAGCTCCAGCTCGACAAGGGATCGCTGCCACCGAGACGTTAGACACCCCCCTGGACTCTGGCTGATCAGcagctacctaggtagggaGGGACATGCAATGCATCACTGGCGGGATGGCCTAAGCCCAACACGGACGGCTATTTTCGAACACCCACAGGCGGTTGGGCCAGTACAGATGGAAGTGGACGTTTTGTTTGCCGGCAGGAACATCAGGAGCAAAAGCGATGGAAACAAGCTCTTTTGTTTCTCtacccctctctctctttctctatTCCGCCCCCTCTGCGACTGCGACAAGACACACAGGACCGCCGTGGCGTGTCCGCCTGTTGGCGCCCGCCACTAGCCCGCCCGGCTTTATTTCCTTGGCGTCACCTGAAGTTGAAGCTGGGCTGGCGACAGAACGACAGCACACGCCTGTTGTTGAATGAAGCTAGGTTGCTTTACACCATCCGTCCTGCCCGTTAAGCTTCCATCACATCCTTCGTCCGATTACCTCTCTCGCCTCCATCTTGCGCCATCAAAGTTATGCTTCTCGGGTTTCTCCAACGCCCTCCTCATGCGGAACGCCCAAACCCAAAAGTCAAGACCCCTGGGTCCTGGCAGCACCATTCGTCTTCTCGTCCCATCCACTGACAGGTCTACTGCACGTCGTCCACTACCATCCGCTCCCACCCCACCACCAGCGCCGCAGCACTTCctgtctctcactctctGTCTTGATCTTGCTTCCACCGCGCATTTCCATCCGAAAGAAGGCGCCGGCAAGTAAGCGAGAAACGCCAGAAATAGCACCCACTGCAGTCGGCCTGCAGTTCGGACACGCctccgtcaccaccaccagcaagACAGGCGGACGCAAACAACCGCAACAACACGCACTCTCTGCCCTGAACACCATCCCCCTGCCTACCCTTGTTCGCGGCGCCGTCCAGCTCCACACGTCACCGTGCCGGGCGACCCCTGGCTCAACCTCATTGAAATTGCGTCCATGCAGACCAGGTCCCTAGAGTCTGGAGAGCACCTGGAGCACCTGGGGCTAGTCCCCTTCGGCCACAAGGAGTCCGAGCTTCAACCTCACTTCGCACTTCAAACCGGAGCCGCCTCCCTTCTCATGACAGAGCGCACCGCGCACGCACAGGCTTCGGCTCGGCGCAAGCGTCAGAGCCCTACCGCAAGAGGTCCCATCTCTGATCGTCCGTCGCTCACCCGTCCGACCACCCCGATGGCTTGCAGGACTGCCGTTGGCCAGTCGATGCAGACCAGCATCTGCGTCTTTCGACACTTAACTCAGGCCGTGAGCTGTCATGACTTTCTCGACAAGAGGCACGTATTTGCATCGAACGGATCAGCCCACCTGCGCTGTATTGGCCACTTTCGGCCTCGTGGGTTGAGCAGGAGGTTATATTCGCCTACTTAGACATTTTTTCTATCGATTTACACCAAGAACGCCATGTATGCTGGAAGCATCTTCCAGACCCGTGGGTGTGGTGGGTCCGCCCAGACCCTCTCTTAAAAGCCAACAGGTACAATAACCGCCCGCTGCCTGACCATCATGCCGTGGTAATATTTCGAAAGCACACCTGCCGTATTGCGCATCAAGCCAGCAAACCTAGCTTCTGCTCGTCCTTTTCTCGTTCTGCCGCATACGTTTCTCCACGGACTCACGGGCCGGGCTCACATGCATCCAAACCTCGTTGCCCTCGCCCCAGTTGATCAgccccgacggcggcatgcCTGATCCTTCCCCCTTCCTGAGCAATACTCGGCGCGTGTGCTGGAGCCAGCCCTTCGCCCTTAGGGTAGCCTCGTTGTCCACTCTGAGACGGACGGCGATCCATCGATCGTCAGGGCGGTGATCGTGCGTCACCACGGCGAGCGGTTCTGAAGGCGACTTGGTCGTTTTGAGAATCTTCTCGTCGGCCCACGTGTTGTACTTTGTCTGctccggcggcaacgtcatCTTGAGGAACTCGAGCGACGGCGAGATCGTGAGGTAGATGGCCCTAAGGGGGTTGACCAGCGTCTTCATCAACAGGTCTGTCCATGTCGAATACAGGATGGCGAAGTCGGTCTGCGAGAGATGCGTCGATCCACGAATAGTCATCATCCAGGCAGGGGCGTCTTCCGCCCTCGCCTCGTTGCAGATGTCGACGAGCCTATCAAAGTTGTCCTGCCAGTGCATAAAGGCTTCGGATCCGATCGACAGGAGTGGCTTTCTGACGCGGTGTCGGGCGTCGTCTCCGGCCCGAGGCGTGGCAGGGCCCCAAgcgtcgaggatgatgccCTGGCCGACCCAGGCGAACGATTCCGTTCGCAAGGTCTCGACCGTCGTTGCCCCGCCGAACGAATGGCCCATGACGGTCACATTGTCGAGAAACATCCTGCCCTTCCAGTCCTCCCACATGATCCCCGTGAGGCCCTGGGAGCTGGAGGCGACGTtgcccttcctcctcaaaTTTGTAGCTTCCACCTCATGCCCCCGGCCGCTATTGATGCGCCCGAGAATGCGGTaggcctcctccatctccgccATTCTCATCTCGATCTGGGCCGTTCTCAATTCcgtgtcgacgccgcgggcgTTGTGGGGCGCCGTATCCTGGGCGTTGTCCTTGGGGAAGAGATAGTCGACGCAGTAGTGCCGGTCGCTCTGCTTGTcctttttcttgttcttgatcTTCTGGGCGCTGAAGCTCTTAACGTACACCTGAGCTGCCGACGAATCGCTGTCAGACACCTCGCGATTCTCGGGCAGGTTAACATAGGTTCTGGCGCCGCTCCCGTCCCGGTGCTCCaccgcgacgacgatgaaACCGTAGCTCGCCAGCTCGCCGCAGATGGAGCTGTAGCTCATCCTGGAGCCCCCCAGACCGTGgctgaagatgatgacgggGAACGTCGGGCTCGTGCCGGAGCTCGACTCCTCGTTCCGTGCCGTCCGTCCAGTGGgaccctcgtcgcccagcaTTTCTTCCGGCCAGTGTCCTGCGAGCTTGGCATTACGCAACGCCGGGAGCTTGGTGAACATGGAAGTGGCGGCGATATAGGCCGTCACCGGCAGGTTCGGGACGCTGAAGAACTTGGCGTAGCCCTTGCAGGTGAGGACGCGCGGGCGCGGGAGCCATCCGACCCGCGAGGGTTGCGACTTGTTCCTGTTCCCGCCTGCCTTCCCCTTGCAGTCGTGCTCGGGGGCAGCGTGGTCGTCCGTCTTGGTCTTCAGGGCGCACGGGTAGTAGACGGCGAATAAGACGGTGTCGAGCCTGAGCAGCGGCACGTTGTCGCGCCTGAGGTCGGAAACCACACGCGGCTGGCTAACGGGcgcctcgatctcgaggaACCCCACTCCATAGGGACCCGTGTAGAACGGCAGGGAGTGGAGGAAGCGTTCCCTAAAGGTCTTGGGCGGGTGCGTCGCCGATCGTCGTTTCCTGTCCTCAGTCGAGGCCTTTTTCTCTCCCGACACCATTGCGAGCGAGCGGGGAGTGTCTCTATTGTCGCAAGTGATCTCAAAGTTGTTTACCGCGTGGCCGCAGGTTGTATTGAAGGTCCTTCTGTTGATGTCTTCGACCGGGATGTTTGAACGAGAGAACGCGGAAGGGTGTTGAATATAGATGTGCGCCGGCCCATGGCGGCAATGGAGGAACACCCGTCGCCAGGGAGAAACCGGGGGGAAGGTGAGGCAGGCAGGGTCCGAACATTCCTGAACCAGACGTGCGCAAAAGTCCCGATCCCGTTGGCTAGGCTCGCTGGCGTCGCGCTTGTCAATTTCTGTCGCGCGGTCGAGTCGAGGATTGGTATTGCCGTGGTCAAAGGGTGGAAAACGTGAAACCGAGCAGTCCGGTAGATGCGCTGACGTCACGATTTGCCTTTGGCTGTTCTCGCTGCACCCCGGATTTTGTTTCTCCTGGTCGACAGGGGTCGTTTTGTCGGGTTGACTGCCTTGTCATGCGAGGCGGGGACGGAACCATGCCCAGAGGAAGAGGTTAAGaacaaaaaagaagaagaaagaaagaaagagtTCCGTTGATGCTCTTCCAACTTCGCACTGATCATCTCAACGGTAGGCAGGGCAGGTTTCACTCAGCAAGACAACAATCTTGATCTGCGCCaccttttccctttctcccaCTTCGTAATTTCTTGAGCGCCATGTCTTCGGAGTAAGGAAGCAAAAGCAGGTGAGATGTCTCACGGAGCCAATGATCAAAAGTCAAAAATCAATTCCAGTGGCCTGTTCTTCCCACATGGTTGAGGCACCTAGACTTTGCTCGCGCTCCTGTCTTTTGTGGGTATCCTCAATcacaaaagaaaaagaaaaaaagcaaGAAAATACACCTGTCCCGGGTTCCCTGTTCGCTCGTTACCGAGCGTCCGTCGCATGGTGTCGGCCGCTCAGGTCCGTCCATCGAGGTTCGTTAACTCGTTTACCGAGTTCGGTCGGCTTTTCCGATGCAGCAACCTCTTCTCCGGCGGACGATCAGGTTTCGTTGCTTCCCTCGAGTTCCTCGAATTGGTGCAGTGTTCCTGATACTGACGATGGGGCTTCGATATGTTCGGGCATGTTTAGCCGTGTGCTTGACATTGCAGCACTCGAAAGTTCCGCCTCCGTAGGCATCGCCAGATGGGCCGGCTAATCATCGGCGCTAACGCCAAGGATGCGGGCTTCTTTCGGCGGCTTGCCGGATCCTAAATGCAGCGATCCACCGCCGGATGGACAGATGTGGACCGTCTCAGTGTGACTCCCCCAGCGATCCTTAGCCTCACTCTATAGCTCTGGACCGATTGTGGTGGGATGTCTCAATTCTAGCCAGAAAATCGAGTATCCATGTCGTACTGCCATAGCTCCGGTTGGTAGTCCATTGGCAGTCGCCAGTCGGCGGCCATATCCATGAAGCCGGTGAAGAATTGGCTCTCGTTGGGCTGCGTCAGCCCCGCCGAGATGTCCATGAACCCTTGCTGCTGAGTttgccgttgctgctgctgcgtgTCAGACATGGAGAGGCTCGTCATGGAGCCCAGGAcgtcgccggtgccgctGTTGACGCTGCCGCTGCGGGCCGACCCGGGCCCTCCTATTGTGGGCGAGAGGGTGTCCAGAGGAATATTTTGAATGGGTGTTTGGGGTTGTTGAACGACGGCAGAGGGCCCGCGCGAGACGGGGAGCATGTGTGGCGGCAGAGTCGGAGTGTTTGCGAGaacggaggcggcgacgtcggcgatgacCTTGATGATCTGGTACGAGACGACAGTCTGGTGGCCCGGGTCGTACTTCTCAAAGAAGGATATGACGGTGCGGATGAGGTCAAGGTCACGACGCGCGCGGGGGTTCGTCTTGTTCTGGAGAAtgttgacgaagaggatgtcTACGCTCCAGGCGATTTGGTAGAGGAGATATCTAAGCAGGCTACGGGTGAGCTGGGTTTCGTACGGAGTCAGTGGTGTAGCGTAGATTGGTTCACTCACGGCGTATATGGGTGTTCGATTTGATGGTAGTTCAAGAGCGAGATGGCGGCACGTGACGCGCTCACGCACAATGCGAGACTGGGTCCTATGTCCGCGGCCTCGGTACCCTCCTGATCTTCTAGCATGGGCAGCCGGAAGGCGGCGGAGTGGATGGCTACGACGAGTTGGAAATATGTGAAATGCAGCGTCGTCAGGGATACCATCCTGTAATAGTCGCCGTCCAGCAGAGCGTCGACATTGTCGGCACGGATCATCGGGGGGATGCTCTCGCGCCACTCCTGCAGTTCGCCGTCTAGGCGGCGtatctcggcctcgagctcggccgggGACACGCCGGTGCGGTGATACAGCGACGAGGCGATACGGCCTTGGATCTGAGCGAGGCGGACCTGCTGGAGGAAGAAGTTGAGTGTCACATCACCGGGGTAGTAGTACATGCTGTACCCGTCGGCCGGGTGCTCCTCAGGCAGGTCGAGAAGGAAGTCGTCGCTAATGAGTGGGGGCTTGCCGATGCGTAACATAAGGTCGTGGTCGATGATGTAGGCCTGCcagaagaggcggcggcggtgtagGTGATTCACGGGTTCCATGTTCTGCGGGTTTGCGTGAACCAGATCGGGCTCAAGGCGGTGGTAGCCCGCCATCAGGAGGAGCTGCACGGTGAGGCCCATGAGGGTCATGGCGATGTGGTTTTCAGAGGTGAAGCTGAAGTAGAGGACCTGCGGATAATCAGTTGCTGAGTTGCAGCTAGGGAGCGACAACGAAGCCGGGGATGCGGCCCCCTTCCTCTCGGACTCACCGTCGACAACAGTGCCCCTATCGTCATGGGAGAGGGTGTACGCAGAATAATGTTCGGGACCATGCCAAGGGCGTTGTAAATATATTTTTGGTACTCTTCCTTGTTCCGCATGCGATTTCTCTTGCGGAGTGTGTGGGCGATCATAACATTAACAGCCATCCGCCACCCTGGGTCGGCGGGAGGCTGCCCTTGGAAGTAAGATCGGAGAGCAGCTCGCACCTCGTGCTCCTGGAAGGTACGTATGCCGGCGTTCATTGTCACAAAATACTCTGAGAATGGCAGGTCAGCGAGCTATTCCGGTTGTCCGGTTTGCGAACACATCGTCATCTATCCGTCTGTCGCGCGCTGAGAGGCATGGCATCGACGCAAATGGCTTACCGTTCACGCAGTCCATGATGACATGGTTAGGAGGCAGAGGGTGGTTCAGGTCCTCGTGTGCCAGGTACGGCTGATGATGCAGGGCCAGGGCCTTTGGCTGCAAAGCATTGAGAGCATTGGAGAATCGAGAGTCTCCAATTAGAAGCTCAATCTGGGACAGTCCCTGAGGCGAGAGCAGAGAACAGGCACCTGGTGAAGGACAATGTCAGCCAACATGAGTTTCCTGACGATGAACGCACTTTCTCTGCctatctctctttctttctttggACGGAGGCTCTGGCTCATTACCTGCTGCGAAGACGGTGCTGTCATCAGGAGCGCCTGTATAGTACAGCCTCGCGCCGGTCGACGAGGTagcggagggcggcgaaggatAAGAGTCATGGTTAGCCGACGAAGGACTTGCGCTGCTCGCCTTCCGTCTCGATAAGGGAGAGTGAGGAttcgaggacgacgtcgtggtGGCCAGGGGCGAGAGgcttgcggcggcgtcgtggaaATTGGCATGCTGTAGTtgcggtggtggaggcgtGGCGCCCTGGTCAGGCTTTGTGGTTTGGAGCTCCTCCACCAGCTTCTCCATCTGGGCCAGTCTCGAAACTACATCTTCGTAGAGTCTGTTGGAGGTCGCAACATGGCGAGTGCGTCAGCCGCGGGAAGCCGATGACGATCGGAGATAAGCATAAGCGTCAGGTCAACCGACCCagccctctctctttctccatCTCTTCGGTAAATAAGATTGGCGgggcgagggtgagggtgaggttGAGTCTGAAGACTGGACAAGGGTGACTCACGGTCTCTGACGGCGTCCTGAAGAGCGACGGCCTTCGGGCCAGGCGCATTCCAAGCCATACCTCACGCAATTGGAGCAGATTGGCGTTTTGTGGTCGCATCTGATCTGTCGTTGCAGCAACGAGCCGTCCCGTCGGTTAGCCCTATGATCGATCGAACCGTCAAGATGCCACCAGGGGATGGGGGGCGAGCGCAATGGGATGGGGACATCAAACCCCTTaccttgcggcggcggcatggagTGCAGGCCAAAGGACGCGGTCTCGGGAGTGCGTCGGAGCCGCGGTTTGCCGGTTGTCCGTCTGTTGGCGAATGTTGTTGCTGGGCTTCGGGGCTTTGCTCCATAACTTCTTGGCGGGGGCAGAGAGACGGACTTTTCAATGTGCGGGCAGCGTATAAAAGACTGTCGTCGGGCCTTCGTGGCCGGGTAGGGAATCGGGACAGAATCGACCTTCTTTCTACGTTGGGTTGGTTGGAATGTATGGTTACCGAGAACgacggaggggggaggaacaGACTGTCGGGACGAGCAAGTTTGACTCGTGGCTTTCTTTGTAGTAGCAGTAGGGGACAGGTTagaagagggggggacggggggaaagggagaggaAAATAGGTAAGAAAAGGTGGTAGCAAGCACTGCGCGCGCGGGCTTTGCTCTGTCCTTGCTGCTTCGGCGAGGGTGagagcgagggcgaggatcgCCGACCGAGTTCTGGTCAATGGGGGGATGCTTGGGTGCAGATTGGAATTGGGGGTGAGCTTCTAGGAGcaggtgggtggtgggtaGTGGTGGATGGGATGGTGGTTGAGGTACCAACCTAGGTATACgaaaggtaggtaggggATGGAAATGACTGGAATGAGGCATGTGCAAATTTGTCATGGATTCGCGCGCAAAACGACCCCCTCATGTTACCTACCAGACAGAGTTTGCACAATAGTGCCTTACTGCAACTGTCCTGTGTACTTGTAATCAATAGTGGCATTCAACCTTCTCTTGCCAGCCTGCGACACTACTCGCACACGCTCGGAGAGCGAGATAAATGCCTACGATGTACAGGACGTGTTTATGCTGGATACAATACCTAGGTAGTCACGAGTAACGCCGCCGTGCACACCCTCGACGCTGATGATGCTTGTCTGGTGTTTTAGGGGCGAAGCTTAAATCCTCAACTTTAATCCCGGGCCCGTATAATGGACCAGTGACGACCCATGCGGCTATGCATATCCCTGCCTCAAAAGAGGAATTGATCCCGGGCGGAGGACAGTCGTTTTTACTGTGCACTCCTAGATATCTGTTTGCATTCCCATATAATGCAGTTAGTGTATCCGTAACTTTGGGTTTGGCTGCCatcccccatcccctccacCCGTCATCTCCTCGCGAGTCAGTTACCTTTCTGCGAATCGCCTAGCCCGTTCAGGAGCTCAAATTCCGTGACTTCCAAGTATCGAATAGACCTTCTCCTAGTCCCGTGGCTGCTTGACGCAGCGCGGCTGACACAAAACGGACGACTTGTTAATTGACATCAATTGTATCGGACAGCAAGCGTTTCGTAAGCAAGCCATGGACAACGTGGAATGCCTCGACCGGTTGCTAATATGGTGAGGCCATTATCACACATCGGTGTGAGGATTTGGCCGTGCAGTATCGTTCGCACGGCCATTTTGTACGTGCTTGTTACGAACGGGAGTAACCCTGATCCTCCGCCGATATCGGTCATAGACAGGCCGCCCACTCGATTTGATTACTACACACTCCAAGGCCTTAAGGCAGCTGCCTCTCACTATATTATGGGGCGAGTCTAGTCATTGCGTGTCGTGTTTCAGGGATATCCGCCTGTGATCTTAGTAGTAAGACCATCAAGAGGTGCAGAGCAAAAGCGCAACTAagacgacaggttgaaaaCGATAGCGCAATCGCAGTCATACAGGCACGGAACGATACGCTACCTAAGTAGGTAGACTGATAAATTACCACAATCTCAGACCACTCAGGAGTCGAACATCTTGGCAAATTGGCATCACTTAGAGATAGACTTTCAGAAGGAAAACCCTTTCCGAGGGTGCGAATCACTGCAGCCGCTGTATGCTCCATCCGTCGGCGATTGGATAGCCATCCATCCCAGTCCCGGTACGCTTGACCTTTAGGGGCGGGCACCAACTACCGGGCTAATTCATCGGCGAGGCAGTTATccgtttttttttttttccacACAACTTAACCAGCGTTTACTGTCTGATGTAACATCCTGCCCAGTTCCGTTACTGTGTGGGTAGGTAGTATGTACGCATACACAGTCGTCAAAACGCCGTCTGCGAACAGAGAAGCCCTGTCCACCCGTAAGGCTTTCTTCCAGTTAGCGTGCACAGGCCACAGGAGGAGACAACTGCCGTTCACTAATCTAAATTCTCTGCCTAGGTAATTGTCTGCTTAGTGCCTAGGCAGGAAGGTTGTGCGTAGCATCCTTACACAGCAGCGACCCTTTCAATGATTTGCATCTGCGACACGGAACTCTGCAAGGTGTCAACAGGTTGTTTTTATCATGATTGGGCCTATCATGGGCCTACAGAGGACGATGTCGTGGGTTTCTGGCGGCTGACAGCATTGACTTATGCTTCTCACCCGGTTTCGTTGATTCATCTCATCCTCTCGTCACCGGACTAACCCTTGCAAAATCACGAGCTGGCCGCTTTGTAGCCTGGCGCTCGGATTTAGCCGCTCCAAACGACCGATTTCCGTaactaggtaggtaggtaggtaaggtaaggtcGGTACGTACGTGGGTAAGTAGGTACCTTTGGGTACAGCACTATGCTGTATCTAGTCGATCAACGAAGAGGCCTCTATTACTAATCCATGAAGTTGGTAGGTATCTACAGAGTACCTATTTACCCAACTGTTGTCGCCCTTGTCATCTGCTGCAACGCAACCCAATGCCACAAGCCCGCCACGTCTCATCAACCTTGGCAGGAAACATTAAGGCCTGCACTGCTCATGGAGCCATCACCCAACAGGTCGGGAGGCTGGCTAGTCCGATGGCCTTTGGACTTTATCACTTCCTCTAGTTGCCCCGGCCGCCAGATAATCGTCTATTTTGGTTCTTTCAGCGTTAACATGGACATCTGACACCTAAGCCATATGCAATCAAGTACGCTGCCTCCAGTCTCTGGTGTTGGGCAAGACCGACGATGCACACCTGTCCCGCTCATCTCGACCCCGCCGTTGCTGAGTTTGCCCAACAATCACTTTGGCCGTCTTCCAGTGCTCGGCGCGACGTGACTCGCAGTGGGGTAAAGTCAAGTCCGGCCGGTCCAACATGCACTGAATGTCGACTATTAGACCGGCTGCTCGAAACTGGGGCATGGAGGCCATCTTCCATTTCTGTCCCTCTGGTCCGGAGCTGTCGGAATCGGACTAGCTGTTGCTTCGCTGTGTGGCAAAGAATCAACTCGACCAAGCCTGTCCGTTCATTAGAAACCGCGATCCCTTTGACGCAACTGCACAAGAACGAAAAGAATTAATGTTCAccttggtgatggtgtcTTATGGTTTTATGAATGGGTCGCGAGACATGGATCATTGGGACGCCATTGGGCAGCGAGACCGCTGCTATCGTCCTCCCTGGTCTAGGGGGGCGAATTCAAGAACTGGGTTTCTGGTACTTTCGGAACCCTGGATAAGACAAACGGGGCTTCGACGTAGAGGGTCATGTCGCCGGCTGAGAGGACACAGAAAGCTCTTGTCGAGAAAGAATTGATCCCTAGGCAAGCTTCATCCCAGCTGAGCTGAGATTGTTCACCTTGCCTCGCCCTTGACGCCCCAGTTTAGACCACCATGATGGCCCTTGTGGCACTTTCAGAACAACTGTCTTGTGTTGCGTGACGAAAACCACCGCCGGGGAGATAACCGACCGACCGCTCCCTCATTCGTTTTAATGAATAAGAAAGAGCCGCAGGAGCCCTGTGCCCGACGTCGGTGGCGAGAACCAGAGTCTCCATTAGGCTGATAGGCTCCGAACCTGTCCCGGCGGATAAGTCGCTGGCAGTGCCCTGGCTGCATGCTCGAGGAGCAAGCCAGCTCTCGAGAGGTGAAGACTGGTTTTCGACAGTCAAGAAGGCGGTTGTTGGGCCGGGGGTCCCGGGTAGCTCTTCCACATCTGCCGTCTTGACTGCTGAGAGCGCAGGCTTACTAACCGGGACAACTCAACACGCAAAGACAAAGCTTGGTCGAAAACACGTAAAGGGCAGGCGCCGACGTGGCAAACGACACGTCCGGCATGGTACGGAATCGTCGGGCGGGACTTTCAGGACCGGAGTAGCCGGCGGTCTCGGAGAGCCGGAACTGAGCGCGTGACGCGGTCGCGGATATCTCGGCACACGAGC containing:
- a CDS encoding Putative alpha/Beta hydrolase, with protein sequence MVSGEKKASTEDRKRRSATHPPKTFRERFLHSLPFYTGPYGVGFLEIEAPVSQPRVVSDLRRDNVPLLRLDTVLFAVYYPCALKTKTDDHAAPEHDCKGKAGGNRNKSQPSRVGWLPRPRVLTCKGYAKFFSVPNLPVTAYIAATSMFTKLPALRNAKLAGHWPEEMLGDEGPTGRTARNEESSSGTSPTFPVIIFSHGLGGSRMSYSSICGELASYGFIVVAVEHRDGSGARTYVNLPENREVSDSDSSAAQVYVKSFSAQKIKNKKKDKQSDRHYCVDYLFPKDNAQDTAPHNARGVDTELRTAQIEMRMAEMEEAYRILGRINSGRGHEVEATNLRRKGNVASSSQGLTGIMWEDWKGRMFLDNVTVMGHSFGGATTVETLRTESFAWVGQGIILDAWGPATPRAGDDARHRVRKPLLSIGSEAFMHWQDNFDRLVDICNEARAEDAPAWMMTIRGSTHLSQTDFAILYSTWTDLLMKTLVNPLRAIYLTISPSLEFLKMTLPPEQTKYNTWADEKILKTTKSPSEPLAVVTHDHRPDDRWIAVRLRVDNEATLRAKGWLQHTRRVLLRKGEGSGMPPSGLINWGEGNEVWMHVSPARESVEKRMRQNEKRTSRS
- a CDS encoding uncharacterized protein (Putative zn(2)Cys(6) fungal-type DNA-binding domain, transcription factor domain, fungi); protein product: MEQSPEAQQQHSPTDGQPANRGSDALPRPRPLACTPCRRRKIRCDHKTPICSNCVRYGLECAWPEGRRSSGRRQRPLYEDVVSRLAQMEKLVEELQTTKPDQGATPPPPQLQHANFHDAAASLSPLATTTSSSNPHSPLSRRKASSASPSSANHDSYPSPPSATSSTGARLYYTGAPDDSTVFAAGACSLLSPQGLSQIELLIGDSRFSNALNALQPKALALHHQPYLAHEDLNHPLPPNHVIMDCVNEYFVTMNAGIRTFQEHEVRAALRSYFQGQPPADPGWRMAVNVMIAHTLRKRNRMRNKEEYQKYIYNALGMVPNIILRTPSPMTIGALLSTVLYFSFTSENHIAMTLMGLTVQLLLMAGYHRLEPDLVHANPQNMEPVNHLHRRRLFWQAYIIDHDLMLRIGKPPLISDDFLLDLPEEHPADGYSMYYYPGDVTLNFFLQQVRLAQIQGRIASSLYHRTGVSPAELEAEIRRLDGELQEWRESIPPMIRADNVDALLDGDYYRMVSLTTLHFTYFQLVVAIHSAAFRLPMLEDQEGTEAADIGPSLALCVSASRAAISLLNYHQIEHPYTPYLLYQIAWSVDILFVNILQNKTNPRARRDLDLIRTVISFFEKYDPGHQTVVSYQIIKVIADVAASVLANTPTLPPHMLPVSRGPSAVVQQPQTPIQNIPLDTLSPTIGGPGSARSGSVNSGTGDVLGSMTSLSMSDTQQQQRQTQQQGFMDISAGLTQPNESQFFTGFMDMAADWRLPMDYQPELWQYDMDTRFSG